In Phoenix dactylifera cultivar Barhee BC4 chromosome 1, palm_55x_up_171113_PBpolish2nd_filt_p, whole genome shotgun sequence, the genomic stretch GGGTGATGGAGGAAATGCGATGGTTCTAAAGATACTTGATGTCTTggaaataaagtattttttcgaAAATCAATGTTATATTTTGAAGAGCTGAAATTCTTCAAAAAGATGTATAcggcaaaaaatattttaaaatatttaaactaACTAAAATTTTGGGGACAAAGTTTATTTTTACCTTCTCGAGCCAGAGAGTATCTGGAGTATCTTTATGAGGGCCAGGTATGGTATACAGACTATGTGTCAAACTTTCATGTTGGGCGGCACACCTCATTCATCTGGAGGGAGATGTATGCTCGTGCCCTGTTGGTGCTACCTAACATTAGATAGTTTGTTGGACATGGCTATATGATGGTTGACAGGTGGATGAAGAAGCAGCCACTTTGTCTGTGGCCTACCATGGTCGACCTGGAGAGCATGGTTGGCCTCAAGGTCTGTAAACTGTTCATCTCAGGGGAGAGAAAGTGGAATGAGGTTGCTATTCGGCGAATCTTCGGGGTTTAGTTGGCTGAGAGAGTCTTAGCTCTACTGATTCCCACTTGGGGGGCTACGGATAGGAGGTTTTGGAGATCGACCATCAGGTCGAAGGTGAGAGCTAGTGACCTATGTGACTTGTGGTGGTTCGACAGATGGATGGAGGTTGGATCTAAAGGCTTCGTATTCAACCCCgtgttgctctatttatttggaAGGTAGCATGGGGTTGTCTACCAACCAGAGGTGTGTTGGCCAGATCGGGGTTGAGGCTCAATCCTGCATGTGATGGAtgtccagaagtcgaggagtCTATTGCCCACGTTCTACTTGGATATTCGAGGGCGACTCAGGTTTGGAGTGGGATCGGGCTGTCTCGAGCTTTTTGCAGTACACGTCCTCGATTGAATCCTTCCTTGGCTGCCTGAAAGGGTTTACGAGGAGCCTTGCTACTATTGCGTGGGGTGTCGGTTATGCTTACGTAACCTACCACATTTGGTTGGACAGAAACGCCCGAGTCTTCGAAAATAGAAGGCATCATCCGAAGACCGTGGCTGACAGGGCTCTACTACATGCTGCTGAAATCACCTAGCCTCATTTTTGTGCTGTACATAGGATGGCAAGGGACATTTGAGACTCCCGCTTAGCTGTTACAATAACTTTAGTGGTTCTTATATCCTGAAAGCCCCCATCTCTGAGCTTTTTTGAGGTGAACTTCGACGGCAGTGTGATCATGGGTTATGACTCCAGACTTGTCGCAGTTGGGAGCTGCCTAGGAAGGCCTTATGTGAGGCTCGTTTTAAGAGCGGATAGTATCCACCTTAAAGAAGAATCGGGTATAGTTATCGAGTGGATCCGAGGCCAGTACAGGACCGGCGGTGGGCATCCGTTATTGCAGGATATCCCCAGGTTGACAATGGATTGTGGCGCATTTTGGGCCGCTGATGTCTATTGGGAGGTGAACAAAGTTGCTGACTGGATCGCCTCCTTTATTGCTCAGCACTTAGGTGGGGTCCTTCGGGAGGTGTGCCCTTCCTCtttctatcattttttttttgattttttttaatatactcAACAGTATAATTCATccgttaaataaataaataaataaataaacaaataaataaacaaataaaccgCTCGCCCAAATACAGTCTATTAACACGTGTAACAAACACCGACAGATTTCTTCCGTCTTCCCCTCTTCCGTCTCCTAAATCCTCACATCCGGGGCCGAAGAAGCAAAGAAACCGAAGCCAACTGAGAGCTCTCGGCCTCCGCCATGGTCTCCTCCGCCACGAGGGTTGCTCTCCGCGTCGCCGCCGTCGCGGCCATCCTCCTCCTCGCGTTCTACGTCGGCCGCCCCCTCTACTGGAAGCTCTCCGCCACCATCCACGAGATCCGCGAGAAGCGCCAGACCGTCAAAGAAGGtccccttctcctccaatctcgaTCACTCtgccttctcttctttcctGGAATCTCAACAAAATGGCTGCTTTTTGGTGTTCCAGGGATCTCGCAGTTCGTTCTGGAGGCCCAGAAGACGGTGGGATGGGTCCACGACGAGTCCGACTCGGGATCCGACGTTAATCGGAAGGCTTCCGTATCTACCAGTCGCCGGTTTATTCGAAAATGATCAGGTTTTCCATCATCTGTAGCtagctgttcttcttcttgttgttgCCGTCGTAAATTATGCTTCTTTCCCTTTCCATCTTCTCCATTATGTGTTAATAGATCTGAAGGAAGTGATGTTGTTAGGTCCAAGATTAGTTCTTTCTGAGCATAGTCGGGTTGTCATTCTGTTAGAAATTGATATGGTCTTGTAGTTCTGTAATAATATTTAGAGCATCAGTTGGGTGTAGTAAGGAACCAATTGGAGCTTCTGTTGCTCTATAATGGATGTTAGATTTTGCTGAGTGTCTATGGTAGGATGATGTGCTTGTCCTGCATGGAATGCAgaattttctttcatttctgtAATAAGTGGGCCGATATTGTGTACTGGATTTTTGTATTGTTCTGAAGTTCTCAGTTATATAATATGAGCTTAATGTAATGGcgttttatgatttttttttccagtcTTAACTAGAAACATAAATGTGTTGGAAGTGTCTGTTAAATGCTTCATGTTCAGTTCTATTTTTGTGCCCTGCAGTATCTCCGCAAGGCCAAGCATCCAGGGACTCAGACTTTTCAAATTTAAACCTGATTCAATGCATATAGTGTCCAAGCATGCACCTCTAGTGCCACCTTAGGTGTGTGTGCTTGGGCTGCCTTATTCACAAGCCTTAGGCCTGAAAGTGCACTCAGGTGCCTGCCTCAAGTGGCCTGTTTGGGCTAACCAAGCTTAACTGGATTGCCTGGGGGCCTAATCTGCTTAATGTCAGCGCCttgatgaattttttctttctttattttgaaaGTCTTGATTCTTGTCTTTTTTTGTCTGCATTAGTCATTGGCTTATAAAAGAGTTTGGAATT encodes the following:
- the LOC103710947 gene encoding uncharacterized protein LOC103710947 translates to MVSSATRVALRVAAVAAILLLAFYVGRPLYWKLSATIHEIREKRQTVKEGISQFVLEAQKTVGWVHDESDSGSDVNRKASVSTSRRFIRK